From Burkholderia cenocepacia, the proteins below share one genomic window:
- a CDS encoding efflux transporter outer membrane subunit gives MKRHGLRIAATLAPLALALGACKSVGPDYKLPQHAYVNAPLANHALDDANGALVSRDAVPGNWWQLYDDPVLDGLVRDALKSNTDLRVAAANLARSRAALVVANEQGGFSGSAEAAVQRAQESAEQYLLDNKLPVVNEGTVGINVSYELDLFGKLRRGVEAARADSEAVKAAGDLARITVVADVVRAYVEACSAGDELAIAKQSLALQQQRVKLSQRLRDAGRGNQTDVTRGVTQVRTLSADIPRFEGRRKVAQYQLAALLARAPADLPKAAAECERLPKLRQPIPIGDGAALLRRRPDVREAERQLAAATARIGVATAALYPSVSIGASAGSVGVAADLFSSTTNRWSFGPLISWSFPVNGQRARVREAEAATGGALAHFDGVVLNALRETQSSLATYAADVQRTDALRTAYESARNSADETHRLYAAGRESFISDLDATRTLTSVRAQVAAAEGQVAADQVRLFLALGGGWDGDGAAAAADAGSAATAPAAGQSTP, from the coding sequence ATGAAGCGGCACGGTCTGCGCATCGCGGCGACGCTCGCTCCGCTTGCACTCGCACTCGGTGCGTGCAAGTCGGTCGGCCCCGACTACAAGTTGCCGCAGCACGCGTACGTCAATGCGCCGCTGGCGAACCATGCGCTCGACGACGCGAACGGCGCGCTGGTGTCGCGCGACGCGGTGCCCGGCAACTGGTGGCAGCTGTACGACGACCCGGTACTCGACGGGCTCGTGCGCGATGCGCTGAAGTCGAACACCGACCTGCGCGTCGCCGCGGCCAACCTCGCCCGCTCGCGCGCGGCGCTGGTCGTCGCGAACGAACAGGGCGGCTTCTCGGGCAGCGCGGAAGCGGCCGTGCAGCGCGCGCAGGAATCGGCCGAGCAATACCTGCTCGATAACAAGCTGCCGGTCGTCAACGAAGGCACGGTCGGCATCAACGTGTCGTACGAGCTCGACCTGTTCGGCAAGCTGCGGCGCGGCGTCGAAGCCGCGCGCGCGGACAGCGAGGCCGTCAAGGCGGCCGGCGACCTGGCACGCATCACCGTCGTGGCCGACGTCGTGCGCGCGTACGTCGAAGCGTGCTCGGCCGGCGACGAACTGGCGATCGCGAAGCAGTCGCTCGCGCTGCAGCAGCAGCGCGTGAAACTGTCGCAACGACTGCGCGATGCCGGACGCGGCAACCAGACCGACGTGACCCGCGGCGTCACGCAGGTGCGCACGCTCTCCGCCGACATTCCGCGCTTCGAAGGCCGCCGCAAGGTCGCGCAGTACCAGCTCGCCGCGCTGCTCGCGCGCGCGCCGGCCGACCTGCCGAAAGCCGCCGCCGAATGCGAACGCCTGCCGAAGCTGCGTCAGCCGATTCCGATCGGCGACGGCGCCGCGCTGCTGCGCCGCCGCCCCGACGTGCGCGAGGCCGAGCGGCAGCTCGCCGCCGCGACCGCGCGGATCGGCGTGGCGACCGCCGCGCTGTACCCGTCGGTCAGCATCGGTGCGTCGGCCGGCTCGGTCGGCGTCGCCGCCGACCTGTTCTCGTCCACCACGAATCGCTGGTCGTTCGGTCCGCTGATCAGCTGGTCGTTCCCGGTCAACGGCCAGCGTGCGCGCGTGCGCGAAGCCGAAGCCGCGACGGGCGGCGCACTCGCACACTTCGACGGCGTCGTGCTGAATGCGCTGCGCGAAACGCAGTCGAGCCTCGCGACCTACGCGGCCGACGTGCAGCGCACGGACGCGCTGCGCACCGCGTACGAATCGGCCCGCAATTCCGCCGACGAAACCCATCGTCTCTATGCGGCCGGCCGCGAATCGTTCATTTCCGATCTCGACGCAACGCGCACGTTGACGAGTGTGCGGGCGCAGGTCGCGGCGGCCGAAGGTCAGGTCGCGGCCGACCAGGTGCGGCTCTTTCTCGCGCTCGGCGGTGGATGGGACGGCGACGGTGCGGCAGCCGCCGCGGACGCCGGCTCCGCGGCCACGGCGCCCGCGGCCGGCCAGTCGACGCCGTAG
- a CDS encoding molybdopterin-binding protein has protein sequence MRTSARNQFAGQIGAVKPGAVNDEITLRTQDGLEIVAVITHGSAASLGLAAGTKAFALVKASSVIVMVDVDSSKVSARNCVAGTVASIAKGTVNSEVVIKAAGGAEIVAIVTNDSVERLGLASGTAASAIFKASSVIVGVE, from the coding sequence ATGCGAACCAGCGCCCGCAACCAATTCGCCGGCCAGATCGGCGCCGTCAAACCCGGTGCCGTCAATGACGAAATCACGCTGCGCACGCAGGACGGCCTCGAGATCGTCGCGGTGATCACCCACGGCAGCGCGGCATCGCTGGGCCTCGCGGCCGGTACGAAGGCGTTCGCGCTCGTCAAGGCATCGTCGGTCATCGTGATGGTCGACGTCGACAGCAGCAAGGTGTCGGCCCGCAACTGCGTCGCGGGCACCGTCGCGTCGATCGCGAAGGGCACGGTCAATTCGGAAGTGGTGATCAAGGCCGCGGGCGGCGCGGAAATCGTCGCGATCGTCACCAACGACAGCGTCGAACGTCTCGGTCTCGCAAGCGGCACCGCTGCCTCCGCGATCTTCAAGGCATCGAGCGTGATCGTCGGCGTCGAGTGA
- a CDS encoding DMT family transporter — protein MNSRHSAIFVALAAAALFGAATPLAKALIGAMSPFMVAGLFYFGSGVGLGIGILLRGWHSRRASAADAAPLQRAGLPWLAGAIAAGGVAGPALLMLGLSSTPAATSALLLNLEGVLTAVIAWVVFRENVDTQVFLGMVAIVAGGTLLSWTPGSRAGVPVGALLIVGACLCWAVDNNLTRKVAANDAMVIACMKGLIAGPVNIGIALAAGATLPALPVAAAAMLTGLGGYGISLVLFVVALRHLGSARTGAYFSVAPLFGVALSLLIWPALPPATFWIAAALMALGLWLHVRERHEHTHVHERLEHTHRHRHDDHHQHAHDFPYDGAEPHTHPHVHLPITHSHAHFPDIHHRHRH, from the coding sequence ATGAACTCGAGACACTCCGCGATTTTCGTCGCGCTCGCCGCCGCCGCCCTGTTCGGCGCCGCGACACCGCTCGCCAAGGCGCTGATCGGTGCAATGTCGCCGTTCATGGTTGCCGGCCTCTTCTATTTCGGCAGCGGCGTCGGGCTCGGCATCGGGATTCTGCTGCGCGGTTGGCACAGCCGTCGCGCATCCGCCGCGGACGCCGCGCCGTTGCAGCGTGCCGGTCTGCCGTGGCTGGCCGGTGCGATCGCGGCGGGCGGCGTGGCCGGCCCCGCTTTGCTGATGCTCGGGCTGTCGAGTACGCCGGCGGCGACGAGCGCGTTGCTGCTCAATCTCGAAGGCGTGTTGACGGCGGTGATCGCGTGGGTCGTGTTTCGCGAGAACGTGGATACGCAGGTGTTCCTCGGCATGGTGGCGATCGTCGCTGGCGGCACGCTGTTGTCGTGGACGCCAGGCAGCCGGGCCGGCGTGCCGGTCGGCGCGCTGCTGATCGTCGGTGCGTGCCTGTGCTGGGCGGTCGACAACAACCTGACCCGCAAGGTGGCCGCGAACGACGCGATGGTGATCGCATGCATGAAAGGGCTGATCGCGGGGCCGGTGAACATCGGCATCGCGCTGGCGGCCGGCGCGACGCTGCCTGCGCTACCGGTCGCGGCCGCGGCGATGCTGACGGGGCTCGGCGGCTACGGGATCAGCCTCGTGTTGTTCGTGGTCGCGCTGCGTCATCTCGGCAGCGCGCGCACCGGCGCATATTTTTCGGTCGCCCCGCTATTCGGAGTCGCACTGTCGCTGCTGATCTGGCCCGCGCTGCCGCCCGCGACGTTCTGGATCGCGGCCGCGCTGATGGCGCTCGGCCTCTGGCTGCACGTGCGCGAACGGCACGAACACACGCACGTGCACGAGCGGCTCGAGCATACGCATCGGCATCGGCACGACGACCATCACCAGCACGCGCACGACTTTCCGTATGACGGCGCCGAACCGCACACGCATCCGCATGTGCATCTGCCGATCACGCACAGCCACGCGCATTTTCCGGACATTCATCACCGGCATCGGCATTGA
- a CDS encoding nitrogen fixation protein NifQ: MTASTDHTYEEALQSLHFAAANADVPDAQLFGTLVTARAGRNELSLLGLSPDQFTGLLARQFPHLRSVDTVALTSAVAPLPLPATHSAFVATLHARLMDEANPAVARDDADCLAAIIAHACLRPDHLWRDLGLDGRDAVTAMLARFFPTLAARNVAHLRWKKFLAQEVAASLGVPPGPAPGCPGCEDFGFCFPRA; encoded by the coding sequence ATGACCGCTTCGACCGATCACACGTATGAAGAGGCGTTGCAGTCGCTGCATTTCGCGGCGGCCAACGCAGACGTGCCCGATGCGCAGCTGTTCGGCACACTCGTTACGGCACGCGCCGGGCGCAACGAACTCTCGCTGCTGGGCTTGTCTCCCGATCAGTTCACCGGCCTGCTGGCCCGACAGTTTCCGCATCTGCGATCCGTCGATACCGTTGCACTCACGTCGGCGGTCGCACCGCTACCGTTGCCGGCCACGCACTCGGCATTCGTCGCGACGCTGCATGCGCGGCTGATGGACGAAGCGAATCCCGCCGTCGCCCGCGACGATGCCGACTGCCTCGCCGCGATCATCGCGCATGCGTGTCTGCGCCCCGATCATCTGTGGCGCGACCTCGGGCTCGACGGACGCGACGCGGTGACCGCGATGCTCGCGCGCTTTTTCCCCACGCTCGCCGCGCGCAACGTCGCTCATCTGCGCTGGAAGAAATTCCTCGCGCAGGAAGTGGCCGCATCGCTCGGCGTGCCGCCCGGGCCCGCACCCGGATGTCCGGGCTGCGAGGATTTCGGCTTCTGCTTTCCTCGTGCGTGA
- a CDS encoding ProQ/FinO family protein, whose protein sequence is MGFEQLAELRAQLAAKAKQERNAKRPAAPTDAGAKPKSGDQPSRGAKPGAGAKTQHRAKPASAKPAAPVDPVIVAIGKLQRKFPRAFPKNPAPKVPLKVGIWDDLAREAQAVGLNEAELREAMSTWCRGNRYWSCLVEDAVRVDLQGNEAGRVTHDDAARARRLKARRPGKGAAQQAKGAPQQPKAEQQAEAAAAAPQPAQAEAEAPVQTDAAPQVEQQSAGNE, encoded by the coding sequence ATGGGTTTTGAACAACTTGCCGAATTGCGGGCGCAGCTCGCGGCGAAGGCCAAGCAGGAGCGCAACGCAAAGCGGCCGGCAGCGCCGACGGACGCCGGCGCGAAGCCGAAGTCCGGCGACCAGCCGTCGCGTGGCGCCAAGCCGGGTGCCGGCGCGAAGACGCAGCATCGGGCGAAGCCTGCTTCGGCGAAGCCGGCGGCGCCGGTCGATCCGGTCATCGTCGCGATCGGCAAACTGCAGCGGAAGTTTCCGCGCGCGTTCCCGAAGAATCCGGCCCCCAAAGTACCGCTCAAGGTCGGTATCTGGGACGATCTCGCACGCGAAGCGCAGGCCGTCGGCCTCAACGAAGCCGAACTGCGCGAAGCGATGTCGACGTGGTGCCGCGGCAATCGCTACTGGTCCTGCCTCGTCGAAGACGCGGTGCGCGTCGACCTGCAGGGCAACGAAGCCGGGCGCGTGACGCACGACGATGCGGCGCGTGCGCGCCGCCTGAAGGCCCGCCGCCCGGGCAAGGGCGCGGCACAACAGGCCAAGGGCGCGCCGCAGCAGCCGAAGGCCGAGCAGCAGGCCGAGGCCGCTGCTGCCGCGCCGCAACCGGCGCAGGCCGAAGCGGAAGCGCCGGTGCAGACCGACGCCGCGCCGCAGGTCGAGCAGCAATCGGCCGGTAACGAGTAA